Proteins encoded in a region of the Verrucomicrobiota bacterium genome:
- a CDS encoding MFS transporter produces MTADASTDTPLDRARRKAYWRLLPLLFVCYVIAYVDRANVAIAKLTMTRDLPGFDNAVIGFGAGVFFVGYFLLEIPGTLLVEKWSARKWISRIMITWGIMAALTALVKTPGQFYVVRFLLGLAEAGFFPGVIVYLTHWFPSRDRARALAYFFVATPIAQLISPKISNALLKIGTDEMINGVPVHRPELLGLEGWQWVYIFWGLPAIVLGVIVLFMLTDRPRQAKWLSPDEIAALETKLDEEKAHRSGGRRLTVFEALRHPKVLLLAAAYFCTVTGSYGVEFFLPSILQQWYALKFDAITWLVLLPPCSALVGQLFVGWNSDRLKERRFHAITPILLGATALALAPLTRGNLPLTIACFMVAFLGFKAYLPAFWTLPSLFLTEAAAAGSIGLINSIGNLGGFLGPYVLGKAETLTGSFVGGLYYLCVSMMVSASIIFCLGLGRREVR; encoded by the coding sequence ATGACCGCCGATGCCTCGACCGACACTCCCCTGGACCGCGCCCGCCGCAAAGCGTACTGGCGGTTGCTCCCGTTGCTTTTCGTTTGCTACGTCATTGCCTATGTCGATCGGGCCAACGTCGCCATCGCCAAATTGACGATGACCCGCGACCTGCCGGGATTCGATAACGCGGTGATCGGCTTCGGGGCGGGCGTTTTTTTCGTCGGCTATTTCCTGCTGGAAATTCCCGGCACGCTGCTGGTTGAGAAATGGAGCGCGCGAAAATGGATCAGCCGGATCATGATCACGTGGGGAATCATGGCGGCTCTCACGGCGCTTGTGAAAACGCCGGGTCAGTTTTATGTCGTGCGATTCCTCCTCGGACTGGCTGAGGCCGGTTTCTTTCCCGGCGTCATTGTGTATCTGACGCACTGGTTTCCCAGCCGGGACCGCGCCCGGGCGCTGGCTTATTTTTTCGTGGCCACGCCCATCGCCCAACTGATCAGCCCGAAAATCTCCAATGCGCTTTTGAAAATCGGAACCGACGAAATGATCAATGGCGTCCCCGTGCATCGCCCCGAACTGCTCGGCCTCGAAGGCTGGCAATGGGTTTACATTTTCTGGGGACTTCCGGCCATCGTTCTCGGCGTGATCGTGCTGTTCATGCTCACGGACCGGCCGCGCCAGGCGAAGTGGCTCTCACCGGATGAAATCGCCGCGCTGGAGACCAAATTGGACGAGGAAAAAGCCCATCGCTCCGGCGGCCGGCGCCTGACGGTCTTCGAAGCGTTGCGTCATCCCAAAGTGCTTCTGCTGGCGGCGGCATATTTTTGCACGGTCACCGGCAGTTATGGCGTAGAATTTTTTCTGCCCAGCATTTTGCAGCAATGGTACGCGTTGAAGTTCGACGCCATCACCTGGCTCGTGCTGCTCCCGCCTTGCTCGGCGCTCGTGGGTCAACTGTTTGTCGGCTGGAACTCGGACCGGCTCAAGGAACGCCGCTTCCACGCGATCACGCCAATCCTCCTGGGCGCGACCGCGCTGGCGCTGGCGCCGCTCACGCGCGGGAATTTGCCGCTCACGATTGCCTGCTTCATGGTGGCGTTCCTGGGTTTCAAAGCGTATCTCCCGGCGTTCTGGACGTTGCCCAGCCTGTTTCTCACGGAAGCGGCGGCCGCGGGCAGCATCGGCCTCATTAACTCAATCGGGAACCTCGGCGGGTTCCTGGGCCCGTACGTCCTGGGAAAAGCCGAAACGTTAACCGGCTCTTTTGTGGGAGGGCTTTATTATCTCTGCGTGTCGATGATGGTTTCCGCTTCCATTATCTTCTGCCTGGGGCTCGGGCGCAGAGAGGTGAGGTGA